In a genomic window of Aestuariirhabdus haliotis:
- a CDS encoding 2OG-Fe(II) oxygenase yields the protein MNQKSIYSKFFTWDKGRQNTGYEKMLIASGRWPNPFDVYILRFSEGDEIPLHVDKVKNGEHYRLNIVLWSAKSGGKFICANPIYESNRVKFFRSDSSEHAVSKVVKGRRYVMSIGWVKSTK from the coding sequence GTGAATCAAAAAAGCATTTATTCAAAATTCTTTACATGGGATAAAGGCCGTCAGAATACTGGCTATGAAAAAATGCTCATAGCCAGTGGTCGCTGGCCAAATCCATTTGATGTTTACATCCTGAGGTTTTCTGAAGGTGATGAAATACCTCTGCACGTTGATAAGGTTAAGAACGGTGAACACTATCGGTTGAATATTGTGCTGTGGTCGGCGAAAAGCGGTGGAAAATTTATTTGTGCTAATCCAATTTATGAAAGTAACAGAGTAAAGTTCTTTCGATCTGATAGTTCAGAACATGCCGTGAGTAAGGTAGTTAAAGGCCGTCGGTATGTGATGAGTATTGGTTGGGTAAAAAGTACAAAATAA